The proteins below are encoded in one region of Pseudophryne corroboree isolate aPseCor3 chromosome 8, aPseCor3.hap2, whole genome shotgun sequence:
- the LOC134948847 gene encoding protein Wnt-11b, with amino-acid sequence MALFHFWISLLVCCIGPCGAIHWLGLTINGSSVAWNESEHCSLLQGLVPDQTQLCKRNLELMQSVVTAAKQTKLTCQMTFSDMRWNCSSIDLAPHFTPDLLKGSRESAFVYSLASATISHAIARACASGELPTCSCGATPAEVPGPSFRWGGCGDNLRYGLQMGSAFVDAPMKSSKSGTQATKLMNLHNNAVGRQVLMDSLETKCKCHGVSGSCSVKTCWKGLQDLPQIADELKSKYLAATKVTHRQMGSRKHLVHKELDIRPVRESELVYLNSSPDYCARNPTLGSYGTQDRLCNKTSVGSDSCNLMCCGRGYNVYTETIVERCQCKYYWCCYVMCKKCERTVERYVCK; translated from the exons ATGGCTTTATTTCATTTTTGGATCTCCCTACTTGTTTGCTGTATCGGACCGTGTGGCGCCATCcactggct GGGTCTGACAATAAATGGCAGCTCGGTAGCATGGAATGAGAGTGAGCACTGCAGCCTACTTCAAGGGCTGGTTCCTGACCAAACACAACTCTGTAAGAGGAACTTGGAGCTTATGCAGAGTGTTGTTACTGCAGCTAAGCAGACCAAGCTGACCTGTCAGATGACCTTCTCCGACATGCGATGGAACTGTTCATCAATTGACCTTGCGCCACACTTTACCCCAGACTTGCTAAAAG GATCCAGAGAATCTGCCTTTGTATATTCTTTGGCCTCTGCAACTATAAGTCATGCCATTGCTCGAGCCTGCGCCTCAGGGGAGCTGCCCACATGCTCCTGTGGAGCTACGCCTGCTGAGGTACCTGGACCAAGCTTCCGCTGGGGCGGATGTGGTGACAACTTGCGTTATGGCCTACAGATGGGTTCTGCCTTTGTTGATGCCCCAATGAAGTCTAGCAAGTCAGGGACCCAAGCTACCAAACTAATGAATTTACACAACAATGCAGTTGGTAGACAG GTACTAATGGATTCCCTGGAGACCAAGTGTAAGTGCCATGGAGTATCTGGGTCGTGTTCTGTGAAGACCTGCTGGAAGGGGCTGCAGGATTTGCCACAAATAGCTGACGAGCTGAAATCAAAGTACTTGGCAGCAACTAAAGTCACCCATAGGCAGATGGGAAGTCGCAAGCATTTAGTTCATAAGGAGCTGGACATCCGGCCAGTTAGAGAGTCGGAGCTGGTGTATCTGAACAGCTCCCCAGACTACTGCGCCCGAAATCCCACCCTAGGATCGTATGGAACACAAGATAG ACTATGCAACAAAACCTCAGTGGGCAGTGACAGCTGTAACCTGATGTGTTGTGGTCGTGGGTACAATGTCTACACAGAAACCATTGTGGAGCGATGCCAGTGCAAATATTACTGGTGCTGTTATGTCATGTGCAAGAAATGTGAGCGGACAGTGGAACGATATGTCTGCAAGTAG